ATGACCGTAATGTTGTTCATCCCCGCCGGGAGTATTATAAGGGCGTGGAAATCATCCGGGTCGACTCTACCGCTTTTGGCAAGAAGACAAAGTTTCATCGTGGATTGGATTATCTGTCTTTTAATATTTCATTTTTGTTAAAAATGTTAACCTTACCGAAATTTGATTATGTTATTGGACTAACGACTCCCCCTTGGATTTCATTCTTTGGTATGATTTTCTGTAAATTAAAGGGTGGAATATTTATTCACTGGGCAATGGATGTTAACCCTGATGAAGCAGTAAGACTCGGTTGGGTCAGGCAGGGTTCTTTGTTTTATGAATTGCTCGATGTTTGGTCTAGGCTGACTTATAAGAAGTCATTTAAAATTGTTGCCCTTGATCGGTATATGGCGGATTTAATTAAAAATAAAGGATTTAGCGATCATAAGGTCAAGGTGATACCGATTTGGGCACACGACGAAATTGAATCCGTTCCGCACGATAAAAACCCATTTCGCAAGGAACATAACCTTGATAATAAATTTGTCATTATGTATTCGGGTAATTTCAGTATCTGCCATCCAATAGATACGCTCCTTGAGGCGGCAAAGAAGTTAAAAAATGAACAGGATATTGTTTTTTTGTTCATTGGTGGCGGGGTGAGGTTGCCTGAAATTATTAATTTTAAAGAAAAATATCACCTTAAAAATATCATTTACCTTCCTTATCAGAAACGCGAGCAAATAAAATATTCTCTATCTGCTGCTGATTTGCATATTGTTTCAATGGGTAACGATTATGTCGGTATCGTTCATCCCTGCAAGATTTATGGGATTTTGGCGACAGGGAGACCATTTGTTCTGCTTGGACCAATGAAAAGTCATATCGGTGATATAATCACCCAAGATAATATCGGTTACCAGGTTGAGCATGGTGATGTTGAGGGATTGATAAGCATTATAAAAAAAGTGAAAGGTTTGCCCATCGCTGATAAACATAACCTTGCATTAGAATCAATCTACCTTGCGAAGAACAAATTTTCCAGACAAACCCTCATTGCCGAATTTCTCACTCTTTTTACATCCCCCTAAACAGCATTTCGGTTTTTTAAAAAAGTGAAAAAGTTGTGATGGCCACAAACAAATAGGAGTAGATTATGGATTTAAAAGTAAAAATATTAAAGGCAGTTGCCAATGAAAAGCGTGTAAAGATAATGAATATCTTGCACAAAAATGGTCGTATGGAATTGCGTGAAATTGCACGCATCATGGATATCCCCGAGGCAACTGCTTGTCGCCATCTTAAAATTCTTGAGAATGTGAATTTTGTGAAAAGCACAATTCAAAATGGCATTGCTGAATATTGGATAAACAACGATAAGAGTCTTACTATCAATCAGAAGGTGCTGGCAATTGTCTGTGACCAATAGCCCGCAAAGGCAGTAAATTGGAATTTAATCTTATTATTTCTCAACTTTCAATTATCGAATCGTAAGAATAGATTACTACAATCCATCGTTGACAACTATTATTTGTTTTATATAATTGCCTATACCAATGTTTGAGACAATATTATCACGGACACCGAAACGGAGGTATGTATGAAAAATAAACGGATTTGTATTACTGGTGGGAAGGGATTTTTAGGTAGGCATCTGGTAAATAAATTTAAAGAGATGGGTTATAATAATATCTTTGTTGCAGATTTGCCTGAGTATGACCTTCGCGAACTTGAAAATGTAAAAAGAATGTATAAAGATCTAAAACCCGATATTGTAATCCATCTCGCAGCACGAGTTGGGGGAATCGGTGCGAATCGCGAGCATCCGGCAGAGTTTTTTTATGATAATCTGACAATGGGTGTGTTTTTGCTTGACCAGGCATACCGAAATAATGTTGAAAAATTTGTAGCATTGGGAACAATCTGCTGTTATCCAAAGTTTACGCCGGTACCATTTAAAGAGGAAGATTTGTGGAATGGTTATCCCGAGGAGACTAATGCTCCTTATGGTCTGGCCAAAAAGATGCTCCTTGTCCAGTCAATCGCCTATCGCCAGCAATATGGTTTTAATTCAATATTTTTGATGCCCGTAAATCTATATGGTCCAGGAGACAATTTCGATCCTGCCTCAAGCCATGTCATTCCTGCATTGATTAAGAAATTCGTTGATGCAATTGGTGGAA
This genomic stretch from candidate division WOR-3 bacterium harbors:
- a CDS encoding GDP-L-fucose synthase, which translates into the protein MKNKRICITGGKGFLGRHLVNKFKEMGYNNIFVADLPEYDLRELENVKRMYKDLKPDIVIHLAARVGGIGANREHPAEFFYDNLTMGVFLLDQAYRNNVEKFVALGTICCYPKFTPVPFKEEDLWNGYPEETNAPYGLAKKMLLVQSIAYRQQYGFNSIFLMPVNLYGPGDNFDPASSHVIPALIKKFVDAIGGKEAVLKRLRSNDPQFSYSDAPVTVWGTGKATREFLYVEDCAEAIVLATERYNKPDPVNIGAGFEISIKDLVELIARLLKFNGEIKWDTTKPDGQPRRMLDTSKAEKEFGFKAKTDFEEGLRKTIDWYLHSDTP
- a CDS encoding glycosyltransferase family 4 protein; this encodes MRKRILLLNQTFYPDQAATSQYLTDLGVELASKGYNVTAISDRRCYDDRNVVHPRREYYKGVEIIRVDSTAFGKKTKFHRGLDYLSFNISFLLKMLTLPKFDYVIGLTTPPWISFFGMIFCKLKGGIFIHWAMDVNPDEAVRLGWVRQGSLFYELLDVWSRLTYKKSFKIVALDRYMADLIKNKGFSDHKVKVIPIWAHDEIESVPHDKNPFRKEHNLDNKFVIMYSGNFSICHPIDTLLEAAKKLKNEQDIVFLFIGGGVRLPEIINFKEKYHLKNIIYLPYQKREQIKYSLSAADLHIVSMGNDYVGIVHPCKIYGILATGRPFVLLGPMKSHIGDIITQDNIGYQVEHGDVEGLISIIKKVKGLPIADKHNLALESIYLAKNKFSRQTLIAEFLTLFTSP
- a CDS encoding winged helix-turn-helix domain-containing protein → MDLKVKILKAVANEKRVKIMNILHKNGRMELREIARIMDIPEATACRHLKILENVNFVKSTIQNGIAEYWINNDKSLTINQKVLAIVCDQ